Proteins co-encoded in one Mycobacterium mantenii genomic window:
- a CDS encoding carbohydrate kinase family protein, producing the protein MTRGLVIGESLIDIVDSEEHVGGSPLNVAVGLGRLGRDVDFLTCIADDSYGRRIIDYVEAAGVQLVSESRTAERTATARSTIAEDGSADYVFDLDWQLSGTPPVAPPLFVHTGSIAAVQDPGCLAVAAMIDAYRVSATISFDPNVRPSLVADRDLAVARIQHLIERSDIVKVSEEDLHWIDPTRSPDQIAQTWLRLGPAVVVVTMADRGAVAFCAAGVARVPTRAERVVDTVGAGDSFMAGLLDALWGAGSLGADRRTELHGIDVDALTTALQAASLSAALTVGRAGADLPDRAALEAASRR; encoded by the coding sequence ATGACCCGCGGGCTGGTGATCGGCGAGTCGCTGATCGATATCGTCGACAGCGAAGAGCATGTCGGTGGCAGCCCGCTCAACGTCGCCGTCGGACTCGGCCGGCTGGGCCGCGACGTCGACTTCCTGACCTGCATCGCCGACGACTCGTATGGCCGCCGCATCATCGACTACGTCGAAGCCGCAGGAGTGCAACTGGTTTCAGAAAGCCGGACCGCCGAGCGCACGGCGACCGCGCGGTCGACCATCGCGGAAGACGGGTCGGCCGACTATGTGTTCGATCTGGACTGGCAACTCTCCGGAACGCCGCCGGTGGCCCCGCCGCTTTTCGTCCACACCGGATCGATTGCCGCCGTGCAGGATCCGGGCTGCCTCGCGGTCGCCGCGATGATCGATGCTTATCGCGTCTCGGCCACGATCAGCTTCGACCCCAACGTGCGGCCGTCGCTGGTCGCCGACCGGGACCTGGCCGTCGCGCGCATCCAGCATCTCATCGAACGCAGCGACATCGTGAAAGTCAGCGAGGAAGACCTGCACTGGATCGACCCCACTCGCTCGCCCGACCAGATCGCGCAGACGTGGTTGCGGTTGGGGCCGGCCGTCGTGGTTGTGACGATGGCCGACCGGGGTGCGGTGGCTTTCTGCGCAGCGGGGGTCGCCCGGGTGCCGACGCGCGCAGAGCGCGTGGTCGATACCGTCGGCGCCGGTGACTCCTTCATGGCCGGTCTGCTCGACGCGCTATGGGGAGCAGGATCGTTGGGCGCCGACCGGCGCACCGAGTTGCACGGGATCGACGTGGACGCGCTGACGACGGCGCTGCAGGCAGCGAGCCTGTCCGC
- a CDS encoding mannitol dehydrogenase family protein, producing MVASAINLNNASLAELPIDAPTYDRGGVTVGIAHIGAGHFHRAHQAAYINLLLQQGLANDWGICGVGVMPADWTMRDVLNGQDGLYTLILENPNGSRDAQVIGSIVDYRYAPDDPESALEVLAAPSTRIISLTITEGGYRDPDGPAFALITAALGRRRDRGIPAPTIVSCDNIENNGEVARRTVLASAERMDPELAEWVAEYARFPSSMVDRITPATTLEMAAEVRRDFGVNDRWPVVAEPFTAWVIEDDFADGRPPLEQAGVLMVDDVRPYELMKLRLLNAGHQCLAYFAHLCGFQFVHEAARDPLFAEFLLAYFDTEAIPTLPPVPGIDLHEFARTLVERFANPAVRDTVARLCAYSSDRIPKWLFPVICDNLANDGPVQLAAAAVASWARYAEGVDEWGKPYEVLDQLADSLIPIARSQHQNPTAFVEVTAVFCDLAHQPRFVEAYCWALDSLHSKGARATLEALVR from the coding sequence ATGGTGGCTAGCGCGATCAACCTGAACAACGCGTCGCTCGCCGAGCTGCCGATCGACGCGCCGACCTATGACCGTGGCGGCGTGACCGTCGGCATCGCTCATATCGGGGCGGGTCACTTCCACCGGGCGCATCAGGCTGCGTACATCAACCTGTTGCTGCAGCAGGGCCTGGCTAACGACTGGGGCATCTGCGGGGTCGGGGTGATGCCCGCCGACTGGACCATGCGCGACGTCCTCAACGGTCAGGACGGGCTGTACACGCTGATCCTGGAGAATCCCAACGGCAGCCGGGACGCCCAGGTGATCGGCTCGATCGTTGACTACCGCTACGCCCCGGACGATCCGGAATCGGCGTTGGAGGTGCTCGCCGCGCCGTCCACCCGGATCATTTCGCTGACCATCACCGAGGGTGGGTACCGCGACCCCGATGGGCCGGCGTTCGCGTTGATCACCGCGGCGCTCGGCCGGCGGCGCGATCGGGGCATCCCCGCGCCGACGATCGTCTCCTGCGACAACATCGAGAACAACGGTGAGGTCGCCAGGCGTACCGTGCTCGCCAGCGCCGAACGCATGGATCCCGAGTTGGCCGAGTGGGTGGCGGAATACGCCCGGTTCCCGAGTTCGATGGTCGACCGCATCACTCCGGCAACGACTTTGGAGATGGCGGCGGAAGTGCGACGCGACTTCGGCGTCAACGACCGGTGGCCGGTGGTGGCCGAGCCGTTCACCGCCTGGGTGATCGAAGACGACTTTGCCGATGGCCGGCCGCCGCTGGAACAAGCGGGGGTGCTGATGGTCGACGATGTGCGCCCGTACGAGCTGATGAAGCTGCGGCTGCTCAACGCGGGGCATCAATGCCTGGCCTACTTCGCCCATCTGTGCGGCTTCCAGTTCGTCCACGAGGCGGCGCGCGATCCGCTGTTCGCCGAGTTCTTGCTCGCCTACTTCGACACCGAGGCCATCCCCACGCTGCCGCCGGTGCCGGGAATCGACCTGCATGAATTCGCCCGCACGCTGGTCGAGCGGTTCGCCAACCCGGCCGTGCGCGACACCGTCGCGCGGCTGTGCGCCTACTCGTCGGACCGCATCCCGAAATGGCTGTTTCCCGTCATCTGCGACAACCTGGCCAACGACGGACCGGTTCAACTGGCTGCCGCGGCGGTGGCCAGCTGGGCCCGGTACGCCGAGGGTGTCGACGAGTGGGGCAAGCCGTACGAGGTGTTGGACCAGCTGGCGGACTCGCTCATTCCGATCGCCCGGTCGCAGCACCAGAATCCCACCGCCTTCGTTGAGGTCACCGCGGTGTTCTGCGACCTGGCCCACCAGCCGCGGTTTGTCGAGGCGTACTGCTGGGCGCTGGATTCGTTGCACAGCAAGGGAGCTCGGGCAACGCTGGAGGCTTTGGTGCGATGA
- a CDS encoding HAD family hydrolase — MNGGLTFVRPFDTAPITTLLCDADDNLFGSERPAFEASTEVTNRFLARFGVTAPLSSEELRKRAVGKNFRNTALDLAVQCEVPLDPALTRGRPGAVVASAADVASSDVLCADELEQWVRDERERVTAHLAATLTPDPEVLEPLRALAKHYVLAAVSSSATKRLLGCFAATGLDSLIAEAVTFSAEDSLPVPTSKPDPAVYLHAGQALGVAAEQGLAIEDSVAGVGSAVAAGYATVGNLMFVPPDERDCRRTDLIDAGAVAITDSWRALADVLLTSAVPAGGSPLT, encoded by the coding sequence ATGAACGGCGGACTGACCTTTGTGCGCCCCTTCGACACGGCGCCGATCACCACCCTGCTCTGCGACGCCGACGACAACCTGTTTGGTTCGGAGCGGCCGGCGTTCGAGGCGTCGACCGAGGTGACGAATCGTTTCCTGGCCAGGTTCGGCGTGACGGCTCCGCTCAGCTCCGAGGAGTTGCGCAAGCGGGCAGTCGGGAAGAACTTCCGCAACACCGCCCTCGACCTGGCGGTGCAGTGCGAAGTGCCGCTCGATCCGGCATTGACCCGGGGCCGTCCCGGCGCGGTGGTCGCCTCGGCCGCCGACGTGGCGAGCAGCGACGTGTTGTGCGCCGACGAACTCGAGCAGTGGGTGCGCGACGAGCGCGAACGGGTCACGGCTCATCTGGCCGCCACCCTGACGCCCGATCCGGAGGTGCTGGAACCGCTGCGTGCGCTCGCGAAGCACTACGTGCTCGCGGCCGTCAGCTCCAGCGCCACCAAGCGCCTGCTGGGTTGCTTCGCCGCCACCGGTCTCGACTCGCTGATCGCGGAGGCGGTGACCTTCAGCGCGGAGGATTCGCTTCCGGTGCCGACAAGCAAACCCGACCCGGCGGTGTACCTGCATGCCGGCCAGGCGCTGGGCGTCGCGGCCGAACAAGGGCTGGCGATCGAAGACTCCGTGGCCGGCGTGGGGTCCGCGGTCGCCGCGGGCTACGCCACCGTCGGCAACCTGATGTTCGTGCCACCTGACGAACGGGATTGCCGCCGAACGGATTTGATTGATGCCGGCGCAGTCGCGATCACCGATTCGTGGCGTGCGCTTGCTGATGTCCTGCTGACCTCGGCCGTGCCGGCTGGAGGTTCCCCGCTCACGTAG
- a CDS encoding mannitol dehydrogenase family protein, whose translation MRIIPWRPEGGVPLSNATLRLHSQRIAVPTYDRSALQRGVVHIGAGNFHRAHQAVYFDDLARSGISGRWGVTGVSLHSPDLKDLLTTQDGLYTVVQRGHDRQTARVVGSIGSVHYAPNDGAAVRAALADPLTRIVSLTITSNGYFLNPVTDEFDADHPDVRADVVASHGASGGYATAWGYLTEALDRRRRAGIAPFTVLCCDNIPGDTQPARTALVSFAALKDPGLARWIDTYVAFPSTMVDRITPQTSKSERKFVEQTFGVADKWPVVTEPYCQWVIEDAFSNGRPPLDEVGVEFVADVRDHKLIKTRLLNGTHIALACLATLAGYQRTDEAMRNRAIFDYVEALLRDEIQPLLPPVPGMNTPEYRDTLLDRLSNPRMSDQLSRLARRGTSKIAQFVMPSLQEAIAQGRPHTLLMLAVAGWARYMRGHDLQGRKLRLEDSQAIPVARLANMAGTNADPLLEHELFAEVRAVPGFAERLGEMIADIDERGVVPTLRDALRNDERELVTR comes from the coding sequence ATGCGCATAATCCCCTGGCGTCCAGAAGGTGGCGTCCCCCTCAGCAATGCGACCCTCCGACTACATTCCCAGCGAATCGCGGTGCCCACTTATGACCGCTCGGCCCTGCAGCGCGGTGTCGTCCACATCGGTGCGGGCAACTTCCACCGCGCACATCAGGCCGTCTATTTCGACGACCTGGCCCGCTCCGGCATCTCAGGACGATGGGGAGTCACCGGCGTCAGCCTCCACTCCCCCGACCTCAAAGACTTGCTGACGACACAAGATGGGCTGTACACCGTGGTGCAGCGTGGCCACGACCGCCAGACCGCCCGCGTAGTCGGCTCGATCGGCTCCGTGCATTACGCACCGAATGACGGCGCGGCCGTCCGCGCCGCCCTGGCCGATCCCCTAACCCGCATCGTGAGCCTGACCATCACCAGCAACGGATACTTCCTGAACCCGGTCACCGACGAGTTCGACGCCGACCACCCCGACGTGCGCGCTGACGTCGTCGCGTCTCATGGCGCCTCCGGAGGGTACGCCACCGCGTGGGGATATCTGACCGAAGCGCTGGACCGGCGTCGCCGCGCCGGCATCGCGCCGTTCACCGTGCTCTGCTGCGACAACATCCCCGGCGACACCCAGCCGGCCAGAACAGCGCTGGTGTCGTTCGCCGCGTTGAAGGACCCGGGGCTCGCCCGGTGGATCGACACGTATGTGGCGTTCCCGTCGACAATGGTCGATCGCATCACCCCGCAGACCTCCAAGTCGGAGCGCAAGTTCGTCGAGCAGACGTTCGGCGTCGCCGACAAATGGCCGGTCGTGACCGAGCCGTACTGCCAATGGGTGATCGAGGACGCCTTCAGCAATGGGCGGCCGCCGCTCGACGAGGTCGGTGTCGAATTCGTCGCCGATGTCCGCGACCACAAGCTGATCAAGACCCGTCTCCTCAACGGAACCCACATCGCGCTCGCTTGCTTGGCCACCCTGGCCGGCTACCAGCGCACCGACGAGGCGATGCGGAACCGCGCCATCTTCGATTACGTCGAGGCGCTGCTGCGCGACGAGATTCAGCCGCTGCTGCCTCCCGTCCCCGGGATGAACACACCCGAGTACCGGGACACCTTGCTCGACCGCCTCAGCAATCCTCGAATGAGTGACCAGTTATCGCGACTGGCTCGACGGGGAACGAGCAAGATAGCGCAGTTTGTGATGCCCTCCCTGCAGGAGGCGATCGCGCAGGGCAGGCCCCACACACTGCTGATGTTGGCCGTCGCCGGGTGGGCCCGCTATATGCGCGGCCACGACCTGCAGGGACGCAAACTCCGCCTCGAAGACTCGCAGGCGATACCGGTGGCTAGGTTGGCCAACATGGCCGGCACCAACGCCGACCCGCTGCTCGAGCACGAGCTGTTCGCCGAGGTACGCGCGGTTCCCGGTTTCGCGGAGCGGCTGGGCGAGATGATTGCCGACATCGACGAGCGCGGTGTGGTGCCCACGTTGCGGGACGCGCTGCGCAATGACGAGCGGGAGTTGGTGACGCGATGA
- a CDS encoding ATP-dependent DNA ligase, translated as MAPRVKLTNADKVLYPATGTTKRDIFDYYTRIAEVMVPHIARRPATRKRWPNGVEESSFFEKQLASSAPDWLPRASVSHRSGTTTYPIIDSVDGLAWIAQQAALEVHVPQWRFVVEWTRSNAEELKPGPATRLVFDLDPGEGVTMAQLAEVARAVRELITEIGLTTYPLTSGSKGLHLYTPLQEPVSSKGATVLAKRVAQQLEETMPKLVTSTMTKSLRAGKIFLDWSQNNGSKTTIAPYSLRGREHPTVAAPRTWEELDDPSLRQLRYDEVLDRVARDGDLLAPLDQDAPVPDRLTKYRSMRDASKTPEPVPPSKPVVGQGNSFVIQEHHARRLHYDFRLERDGVLVSWAVPKNLPETTSVNHLAVHTEDHPLEYGGFEGVIPKGEYGAGKVIIWDSGTYEAEKFHDDEVIVNLHGSKVSGRYALIQTNGDQWLAHRMKDQKVFEFDTIAPMLATHGSVTALKAGQWAFEGKWDGYRLLVEMDHGVLRVRSRRGREVTNEYPQLQSLADDLADHHVVLDGEAVVLGASGVPSFHAMQNRGRGSRVEFWAFDVLYLDGRSLLRARYQDRRKLLETLASGSSLIVPELLPGDGKEALKHSGEHGWEGVVAKKRDSTYQPGRRSASWIKDKHWNTQEVIIGGWKAGEGGRSSGIGSLLMGIPVDGGLHFAGRVGTGFTDRDLASLKKTLAPLHTDESPFRPPLPRIEARGVTYVEPVLVGEVRYSEWTPDDRLRQSSWRGLRPDKEPSEVVRE; from the coding sequence ATGGCGCCGAGGGTGAAGCTCACCAACGCTGACAAGGTGCTCTACCCCGCCACCGGGACCACGAAGCGGGACATCTTCGACTACTACACCCGGATCGCCGAGGTGATGGTCCCGCACATCGCGCGACGCCCGGCCACCCGCAAGCGGTGGCCCAACGGCGTCGAGGAGTCCTCGTTCTTCGAAAAGCAGCTGGCTTCCTCGGCCCCCGACTGGCTGCCTCGCGCCAGTGTCTCCCACCGGTCCGGGACCACGACCTACCCGATCATCGACAGCGTCGACGGGCTGGCCTGGATCGCGCAACAGGCTGCGCTGGAGGTCCACGTGCCGCAGTGGCGGTTCGTCGTCGAGTGGACCCGGAGCAATGCCGAGGAACTCAAACCCGGCCCGGCGACCCGCCTGGTGTTCGACCTCGATCCCGGGGAAGGCGTGACCATGGCCCAGCTGGCCGAGGTAGCCCGCGCCGTCCGCGAGCTGATCACCGAAATCGGGCTGACCACATATCCGCTCACCAGCGGCAGCAAGGGCCTGCACCTCTACACGCCGCTTCAGGAACCGGTGAGCAGTAAGGGCGCCACGGTACTGGCCAAACGTGTTGCGCAACAGCTGGAGGAGACGATGCCCAAGCTGGTGACGTCGACCATGACCAAGAGCCTGCGCGCCGGAAAGATCTTCCTGGACTGGAGCCAGAACAACGGCTCCAAGACCACCATCGCGCCCTACTCGCTGCGCGGACGCGAACACCCCACGGTCGCGGCGCCGCGCACCTGGGAGGAACTCGACGACCCGTCGCTGCGCCAGCTGCGTTACGACGAAGTGCTGGACCGGGTCGCCCGCGACGGCGATCTGCTGGCACCGCTCGACCAGGATGCGCCGGTCCCGGACCGCCTGACCAAGTACCGCAGCATGCGCGACGCCTCGAAAACCCCCGAGCCGGTCCCACCGTCGAAACCCGTTGTCGGACAAGGGAACAGCTTCGTCATCCAAGAGCACCACGCCCGTCGGCTACACTACGACTTCCGGCTGGAGCGAGACGGCGTGCTGGTGTCCTGGGCGGTGCCGAAGAACCTGCCCGAGACCACCTCGGTGAACCATTTGGCGGTCCACACCGAGGATCATCCGCTGGAGTACGGCGGGTTCGAAGGCGTCATCCCCAAGGGCGAGTACGGCGCGGGGAAGGTGATCATCTGGGACTCCGGAACCTATGAGGCCGAGAAGTTCCATGACGACGAGGTGATCGTCAATCTGCACGGCAGCAAGGTCTCGGGCCGCTATGCGCTGATTCAGACCAACGGCGACCAGTGGCTGGCGCACCGAATGAAGGATCAAAAGGTCTTCGAGTTCGACACGATCGCCCCCATGTTGGCCACCCACGGTTCGGTGACGGCGCTCAAGGCGGGTCAGTGGGCGTTCGAAGGCAAATGGGATGGCTACCGGCTGTTGGTCGAAATGGACCACGGCGTCCTGCGGGTGCGGTCCCGTCGGGGCCGCGAGGTCACCAACGAATATCCGCAATTACAGTCGCTGGCAGACGATCTCGCCGACCACCATGTGGTGCTCGACGGGGAGGCCGTCGTTCTGGGCGCGTCGGGCGTGCCGAGCTTTCACGCGATGCAGAACCGTGGCCGCGGCAGCCGCGTCGAATTCTGGGCGTTCGACGTTTTGTATCTCGATGGTCGCTCGCTGCTGCGGGCCCGCTATCAAGACCGGCGAAAGTTGTTGGAAACACTGGCCAGTGGCAGCAGCCTGATTGTCCCGGAGCTGCTGCCCGGGGACGGCAAAGAGGCATTGAAGCACTCCGGTGAGCACGGCTGGGAGGGCGTGGTCGCCAAGAAGCGCGACTCCACCTACCAGCCTGGCCGCCGTTCGGCATCCTGGATCAAGGACAAGCACTGGAACACACAGGAAGTCATCATCGGCGGCTGGAAGGCGGGGGAGGGTGGGCGCAGCAGCGGCATCGGCTCGCTGCTGATGGGAATACCGGTCGACGGCGGCCTGCACTTCGCCGGGCGAGTCGGTACCGGTTTCACCGATCGTGACCTGGCCAGCCTGAAGAAGACCCTGGCACCGTTGCACACCGACGAATCCCCTTTCCGCCCACCGTTACCCAGGATCGAGGCGCGCGGCGTGACATACGTGGAGCCCGTCCTGGTGGGGGAGGTGCGCTACAGCGAGTGGACCCCGGATGACCGGCTCCGCCAATCGAGTTGGCGGGGGCTGCGGCCGGACAAGGAACCGAGTGAGGTGGTACGCGAGTGA
- a CDS encoding fumarylacetoacetate hydrolase family protein, translating into MKWVTYEGDDGERVGVLSGDTIYAMPSGVTLRELIARGSVGLRQAGEEVQRSPAATVPLADARLLAPIPRPPSIRDSLCFLDHMRNCQAALGAGRVLADTWYRIPAFYFACPATVLGPYDDAPTAPGSAWQDFELEIAAVIGSGGRDLTVEQAEQAIIGYTIFNDWSARDLQQMESQLGIGQGKGKDSGVTLGPYLVTPDELEPYRRDGRLDLQVTALVNDAVIGAGSTAQMDWTFGEVISYASRGVTLNPGDVIGSGTVPTCTLVEHLNPAALESFPGWLHDGDVVTLRVQGLGETRQTVRASGPPHALAARTNPDAAPAAPRVNRAPARVPYTRGLHQVADRVWAWTLPDGGYGWSNAGLIAGEGASLLVDTLFDLALTREMLTAMRPVTDSTPITDAVITHSNGDHTHGNQLLDASVRIIAAHGTAEEIAHGMAPEMLAMAQTANLGPVATPYTRERFGHFDFSNITLRNADQTFERNVRVEVGGRRIDVLNLGPAHTAADSVVHVPDAGVLFGGDLLFIGCTPIVWAGPIANWVAACDAMIALDAPTVVPGHGPVTDPDGIRAVRSYLVHVADQAEAAYRRGLSWAEAADTIDLGEYATWLDAERVVVNVYQRYRELDPQTPQLEVMALLVMQAEWLAKRGAECGP; encoded by the coding sequence GTGAAATGGGTTACCTACGAAGGTGATGACGGCGAGCGCGTCGGGGTCCTCTCCGGCGACACCATCTATGCGATGCCGTCGGGAGTGACGCTGCGTGAGCTGATTGCGCGCGGCTCTGTGGGATTGCGGCAGGCTGGGGAGGAGGTGCAGCGGTCCCCGGCGGCGACGGTGCCGCTGGCGGATGCGCGCTTGCTGGCGCCGATCCCGCGTCCGCCGTCGATCCGGGACTCGCTGTGCTTCCTCGACCATATGCGCAACTGCCAAGCCGCGCTGGGCGCCGGGCGGGTGCTCGCCGACACCTGGTATCGGATCCCGGCGTTTTACTTCGCCTGTCCGGCAACCGTTCTCGGTCCCTACGACGACGCCCCGACGGCGCCCGGAAGTGCTTGGCAGGACTTCGAGTTGGAGATCGCGGCGGTGATCGGGTCCGGTGGAAGGGATCTCACCGTCGAGCAGGCCGAGCAGGCGATCATCGGCTACACCATCTTCAACGACTGGTCCGCGCGCGACCTTCAGCAGATGGAAAGCCAATTGGGGATCGGGCAGGGCAAGGGCAAGGACAGCGGGGTCACGCTGGGTCCCTACCTGGTTACCCCCGACGAGCTCGAGCCGTACCGCCGTGACGGCAGGCTGGACCTGCAGGTCACCGCCCTGGTCAACGACGCCGTCATCGGCGCGGGGTCGACGGCCCAGATGGACTGGACCTTCGGCGAAGTCATCTCCTATGCCTCGCGCGGCGTCACACTCAATCCCGGTGACGTCATCGGCTCCGGGACGGTGCCCACCTGCACGCTGGTCGAGCACCTCAATCCCGCAGCGCTGGAATCGTTTCCCGGCTGGCTGCACGACGGCGACGTCGTCACACTCCGCGTCCAGGGCTTGGGGGAGACCCGGCAAACCGTTCGGGCGAGCGGCCCGCCGCACGCGTTGGCCGCGCGAACCAATCCGGATGCCGCGCCCGCCGCGCCGCGGGTCAACCGGGCGCCGGCCCGGGTGCCTTACACCCGCGGGCTGCATCAGGTCGCCGACCGGGTGTGGGCGTGGACGCTGCCGGATGGGGGCTACGGGTGGAGCAACGCCGGGCTGATCGCCGGCGAGGGCGCCTCCCTGCTGGTGGACACCCTGTTCGACCTGGCCCTGACTCGCGAAATGCTCACCGCGATGCGGCCCGTCACCGACTCGACGCCGATCACCGATGCGGTGATCACCCACTCCAACGGGGACCATACCCACGGCAACCAACTGCTCGACGCGTCGGTGCGCATCATCGCCGCGCACGGTACCGCCGAGGAGATCGCGCACGGGATGGCACCCGAGATGCTGGCCATGGCGCAAACCGCCAACCTCGGGCCGGTGGCAACCCCGTACACGCGAGAACGTTTCGGGCACTTCGACTTCAGCAATATCACCCTGCGCAACGCCGATCAGACTTTCGAGCGCAATGTGCGCGTCGAGGTGGGTGGCCGGCGGATCGATGTGCTGAATCTGGGGCCCGCGCACACCGCCGCCGATTCGGTGGTGCACGTGCCCGACGCGGGCGTGCTGTTCGGCGGCGACCTGTTGTTCATCGGCTGCACCCCGATCGTGTGGGCAGGCCCGATCGCCAACTGGGTCGCGGCGTGTGACGCGATGATCGCGCTGGATGCGCCGACGGTGGTGCCCGGCCACGGGCCGGTCACCGATCCGGATGGAATCCGCGCGGTGCGTAGCTATCTCGTGCATGTCGCCGACCAGGCCGAAGCCGCGTACCGCAGGGGCCTGTCGTGGGCCGAGGCCGCCGACACCATCGACCTCGGCGAGTACGCGACCTGGCTGGACGCCGAGCGCGTGGTCGTCAACGTCTATCAGCGATACCGCGAACTCGACCCGCAGACACCGCAATTGGAGGTCATGGCCCTGCTGGTGATGCAGGCCGAGTGGCTGGCCAAACGAGGCGCCGAGTGTGGGCCATAG
- a CDS encoding SAM-dependent methyltransferase — MARTEGDTWDLASSVGATATMVAAARAAATKRPQPVITDEFAEPLVRAVGLDVFTKLASGELDSDDLEQGVGFHRMVDTFAARTRYFDDYFAAAGQAGLLQVVIVASGLDSRAYRLRWPIGTTVYEIDQPEVIAFKTATLAEIGAAPTTELRTVGIDLREDWPAALQEAGFEPAHPTAWLAEGVLIGWLPPEAEVRLLDSIIPLSAEGSRFAADYGSVTGTSEEAREQDRLMTEGWRRQGLEMDLTSLTYPGEHTDVAAHLHDNGWETTVSTLTDLFSAAALPKLGQAAQQVPNTTIKFVRAVRV, encoded by the coding sequence ATGGCACGAACCGAAGGTGACACCTGGGACCTGGCCAGCAGCGTGGGCGCCACCGCCACCATGGTCGCCGCCGCCCGGGCGGCCGCCACCAAACGCCCACAACCGGTCATAACCGATGAGTTCGCCGAGCCGCTGGTGCGTGCCGTCGGTTTGGACGTGTTCACCAAGCTGGCCAGCGGTGAACTCGATTCCGACGACCTCGAGCAGGGCGTCGGGTTTCACCGGATGGTCGACACCTTCGCCGCCCGCACCCGGTATTTCGACGACTATTTCGCCGCGGCCGGCCAGGCCGGGCTCCTCCAGGTCGTGATCGTGGCATCGGGTTTGGATTCGCGCGCCTACCGGCTGCGGTGGCCGATCGGGACGACGGTGTACGAGATCGATCAGCCCGAGGTGATCGCGTTCAAGACGGCGACACTGGCCGAGATCGGCGCGGCCCCCACAACCGAACTCCGCACCGTCGGTATCGATTTGCGGGAGGACTGGCCGGCGGCGTTGCAGGAGGCGGGCTTTGAGCCGGCGCATCCCACGGCATGGCTCGCCGAGGGGGTGCTCATCGGATGGCTGCCGCCGGAGGCCGAGGTTCGGCTGCTCGACTCCATCATCCCGCTGTCCGCCGAGGGCAGCCGGTTCGCCGCCGACTACGGATCGGTGACCGGGACTTCGGAAGAGGCCCGTGAGCAGGACCGCCTGATGACCGAGGGCTGGCGACGGCAGGGACTCGAGATGGACCTCACCAGCTTGACGTACCCGGGCGAGCACACCGACGTCGCCGCACATCTACACGACAACGGCTGGGAAACCACCGTATCCACGCTCACCGATTTGTTCTCCGCTGCCGCGCTGCCCAAGCTGGGGCAGGCCGCGCAGCAGGTCCCGAACACGACCATCAAATTCGTTCGGGCCGTGCGGGTTTAG
- a CDS encoding enoyl-CoA hydratase/isomerase family protein, protein MPAVTLERLEDNIACITLNRPERLNAIDGSLIDGVDEALDVLDTGEFRVAILTGAGRGFCAGADLSGTGQPWTTNKPTTPAFKVNYDAQVRLANLYTRIYDMDIPVIGAVNGVAVGGGLAFALVCDIRVASEQARFGSVFIKAGFSSMDMGTSYLLPKIVGAGVARELMLTGRIIDAAEAYRIKLVHEVVGPDELMPAALRKAREIADNNAYGVWQTKIGLNAALDAPSLRHAIEIENRTQILSGFTNNPVEAAMAHREKRAPKWDVL, encoded by the coding sequence ATGCCCGCAGTGACACTGGAACGTCTCGAAGACAACATCGCCTGCATCACCCTGAACCGGCCGGAACGGCTCAACGCCATCGATGGGTCGTTGATCGACGGCGTCGACGAGGCCTTGGACGTGCTGGACACGGGCGAGTTCAGGGTGGCGATCCTGACGGGTGCCGGGCGCGGATTCTGCGCCGGCGCCGATTTGAGCGGCACCGGGCAGCCGTGGACGACGAACAAGCCGACCACCCCGGCGTTCAAGGTCAACTACGACGCCCAGGTCCGGTTGGCCAACCTGTACACCCGGATCTACGACATGGACATTCCGGTGATCGGCGCGGTGAACGGTGTCGCGGTCGGGGGCGGCCTGGCCTTCGCGTTGGTCTGCGATATCCGGGTCGCCTCCGAGCAGGCCCGGTTCGGTTCGGTGTTCATCAAGGCGGGCTTTTCGTCCATGGACATGGGCACCAGCTACCTGCTGCCGAAGATCGTCGGCGCCGGGGTGGCCCGCGAACTCATGCTCACCGGGCGCATCATCGACGCGGCCGAGGCCTATCGCATCAAGCTGGTCCACGAGGTCGTCGGCCCCGACGAGCTGATGCCGGCCGCGCTGCGCAAAGCCCGCGAGATCGCCGATAACAACGCTTATGGCGTGTGGCAGACCAAGATTGGTCTCAACGCCGCGCTGGACGCGCCCAGTCTGCGCCACGCGATCGAGATCGAGAACCGCACCCAGATCCTCAGCGGTTTCACCAACAACCCGGTCGAGGCTGCCATGGCGCACCGGGAGAAGCGCGCCCCGAAATGGGATGTGCTGTAA